The following are encoded together in the Actinoplanes sp. N902-109 genome:
- a CDS encoding SDR family NAD(P)-dependent oxidoreductase: MTNSTDFAPIGLLNGKVIVITGASRGIGAAAARVFAREGAAVVLGARSTDALERVVRDIRAGGGVADAVPLDLADRTSISAAVDRAAQLHGRLDGAFNNGATGQPPGPLDTTSDETIDLQYAVNFRAHWAAMTAEFELMRQHGGGAIVNTSSIGSRRANPDLPAYGAMKRALNSLTETAAVTWAPHGVRVNGITPGGTATEMIDEWEAASPGIVDRINAGIPLGRMAQPAEVAEVAAWLLSDRAAMVTGAIVPVDGGAGA, translated from the coding sequence ATGACGAACAGCACGGACTTCGCACCCATCGGCCTGCTCAACGGCAAGGTCATTGTCATCACCGGGGCCAGCCGGGGCATCGGCGCCGCCGCGGCCCGGGTCTTCGCCCGAGAGGGGGCCGCGGTCGTGCTCGGCGCCCGCAGCACCGACGCCCTCGAGCGGGTGGTCCGGGACATCCGGGCCGGCGGTGGGGTCGCCGACGCGGTGCCGCTCGACCTGGCCGACCGGACGAGCATCAGCGCGGCCGTCGACCGGGCCGCACAGCTGCACGGCCGCCTCGACGGCGCCTTCAACAACGGTGCCACCGGCCAGCCGCCCGGCCCGCTCGACACGACCAGCGACGAGACCATCGACCTTCAGTACGCGGTGAACTTCCGCGCGCACTGGGCCGCGATGACCGCCGAGTTCGAGCTCATGCGGCAGCACGGTGGTGGCGCGATCGTCAACACCTCCAGCATCGGCAGCCGCCGGGCCAACCCGGACCTGCCCGCGTACGGTGCGATGAAGCGCGCGCTCAACAGCCTCACCGAGACCGCGGCCGTGACCTGGGCACCGCACGGCGTCCGGGTGAACGGCATCACCCCCGGCGGCACCGCGACCGAGATGATCGACGAGTGGGAGGCGGCCAGCCCCGGCATCGTCGACCGGATCAACGCCGGCATCCCGCTGGGCCGGATGGCGCAACCCGCCGAGGTCGCCGAGGTGGCGGCCTGGTTGCTCAGCGACCGGGCGGCGATGGTGACCGGCGCGATCGTCCCGGTCGACGGTGGGGCCGGCGCCTGA
- a CDS encoding helix-turn-helix transcriptional regulator, giving the protein MDKQELGSFLRSRRERLRPEQPGPRRRTPGLRREEVAVLAHISTEYYVRLEQGRAPRPSAEVLAGIAAALRLTDAETAHLHVLAGTSPSRTGLHPRAVRPSILALIDRLPRTAAFVLSATFDVLAWNDLAALLMPGLADERNLARRAFLQTGNLFGVSDVTEFRHHTVMQLRATLARYPADPAVTGLIEELRTGSADFAQRWAEHDVQPAPTLRKTFRHPLVGDITVDCDSLALTDRDQHVVLYSAPAGSRDAEALALLDVLGTDSLSPA; this is encoded by the coding sequence ATGGACAAGCAGGAACTCGGCTCCTTCCTGCGCAGCCGGCGGGAACGGCTGCGCCCCGAACAGCCCGGCCCGCGCCGCCGCACCCCCGGGCTGCGCCGCGAGGAGGTGGCGGTCCTCGCGCACATCTCCACCGAGTATTACGTCCGGCTCGAACAGGGCCGCGCGCCGCGCCCGTCGGCCGAGGTCCTCGCCGGGATCGCCGCCGCGCTGCGGCTCACCGACGCCGAGACCGCCCACCTGCACGTACTCGCCGGGACATCGCCCAGCCGCACCGGACTGCACCCGCGTGCGGTGCGCCCGAGCATCCTCGCGCTGATCGACCGGCTGCCCCGCACCGCCGCGTTCGTCCTGTCCGCGACGTTCGACGTGCTGGCCTGGAACGATCTCGCCGCGCTGCTCATGCCCGGGCTGGCCGACGAGCGCAACCTCGCCCGCCGGGCGTTCCTGCAGACCGGCAACCTGTTCGGGGTGTCCGACGTCACCGAGTTCCGGCACCACACCGTCATGCAGCTGCGCGCCACGCTGGCCCGCTACCCGGCCGATCCGGCGGTGACCGGGCTGATCGAGGAGCTGCGCACGGGCAGCGCCGACTTCGCCCAGCGCTGGGCGGAGCACGACGTGCAGCCCGCGCCGACGCTCCGCAAGACGTTCCGGCACCCGCTCGTCGGCGACATCACCGTCGACTGCGACTCGCTGGCGCTGACCGACCGCGACCAGCACGTCGTGCTCTACAGCGCACCCGCCGGCTCCCGCGACGCCGAGGCACTGGCCCTGCTCGACGTGCTCGGCACCGACAGCCTCAGCCCCGCCTGA
- a CDS encoding IclR family transcriptional regulator, protein MPGTVQSIERAAAILRMLAGGPGKLGLAEIARSLDLAKGTVHGILRTLQGVGFVEQDRVSGHYQLGAALLHLGTSYLDINELRSRSINWADPLAARSGEAVRIGTVLEGRVLVVHHVFRPDDTFQTLDIGTLLPLHATALGKVLLAWSRSPATELDRFTHRTLTDSRALGTELVRVREDGWAADIEEYTVGEAAIAAPIRGYGGLVVGAIGISGLVERLCDSHYRPHARLVGYVRDAARAVSRDLGATR, encoded by the coding sequence GTGCCCGGAACGGTGCAGTCGATCGAGAGAGCCGCCGCGATCCTGCGGATGCTCGCCGGCGGACCCGGAAAACTCGGACTCGCCGAGATCGCCCGCTCCCTCGACCTGGCAAAGGGGACAGTCCACGGCATCCTGCGCACCCTGCAGGGGGTCGGTTTCGTCGAGCAGGACCGGGTGTCGGGCCACTACCAGCTCGGTGCGGCCCTGCTCCACCTGGGCACGAGCTACCTGGACATCAACGAGCTGCGGTCGCGGTCGATCAACTGGGCCGACCCGCTGGCCGCCCGGTCCGGCGAGGCGGTGCGGATCGGCACGGTGCTGGAGGGGAGGGTGCTGGTGGTGCATCACGTGTTCCGCCCCGACGACACGTTCCAGACCCTCGACATCGGCACGCTGCTGCCGCTGCACGCGACGGCGCTGGGGAAGGTGCTGCTGGCCTGGTCCCGGTCCCCGGCGACCGAGCTGGACCGGTTCACCCACCGCACCCTGACCGACTCGCGCGCGCTGGGCACCGAGCTCGTCCGGGTACGGGAGGACGGCTGGGCCGCCGACATCGAGGAGTACACCGTCGGCGAGGCCGCGATCGCCGCCCCCATCCGCGGCTACGGCGGGCTGGTCGTCGGCGCCATCGGCATCTCCGGGCTGGTCGAGCGGCTGTGCGACAGCCATTACCGGCCGCACGCCCGGCTCGTCGGATACGTCCGGGACGCCGCCCGTGCGGTGTCGCGCGATCTAGGAGCCACGCGATGA
- a CDS encoding DUF3253 domain-containing protein, which translates to MITAVPEPLRKQLLSELTAARSQHGSDPAQPRVHDAELALGTAGADPRTRLAATMRALLRHRRPDATICPSDAARVVGGGSWRDLMPTARDVAAELSRAGTLVVRQHGTDVDITTATGPVRLARGPRWDR; encoded by the coding sequence GTGATCACTGCCGTTCCGGAGCCGTTGCGCAAGCAACTGCTGAGCGAGCTGACCGCGGCGCGCTCCCAGCACGGCAGCGACCCCGCGCAGCCCCGGGTGCACGACGCCGAGCTGGCGCTGGGCACGGCCGGCGCCGACCCGCGCACCCGGCTGGCCGCCACGATGCGGGCCCTGCTGCGGCACCGCCGCCCCGACGCCACCATCTGCCCCAGCGACGCGGCCCGGGTCGTCGGCGGCGGCTCCTGGCGTGACCTCATGCCCACGGCCCGCGACGTGGCCGCGGAGCTGTCGCGGGCGGGCACCCTCGTGGTGCGGCAGCACGGCACCGACGTCGACATCACCACTGCGACCGGGCCGGTGCGCCTCGCCCGCGGCCCACGATGGGACCGATGA
- the glpK gene encoding glycerol kinase GlpK translates to MTERYVVAIDQGTTSTRCIVFDRRGQLVSLAQQEHKQYYPRPGWVEHDAAEIWRNVERLAPQALRRAGITLDQVAAVGIANQRETTVLWDRRTGAPVGRALVWQDTRTDALVTTLRELPGADGVQERSALPLATYFSGPRVRWMLDHTPGLQERAERGEILFGTMETWLIWNLTGGVTGGTHVTDVTNASRTNLLDVHSLDWSEESLGFFGIPRAMLPEVRPSVSVFGAAAAAFPGVRIAAALGDQQAALFGQTCFTPGEAKCTYGTGSFLLLNTGTDLVRSQNGLLSTVAYQVAGAPAQYALEGSIAITGSLVQWFRDQLELIASAPEIETLARTVDNNGGCYIVPAFSGLYAPHWRSEARGVIVGLTSYITKGHLARAVLEATAWQTREVVDAMNENSGLTLKTLKVDGGMTADNLLMQYVADVLDVPVVRPLAAETVSLGAAYAAGLGVGYWPDLEDLRHNWHRAGQWLPAMDPALRASEYGNWRRAVERTFDWIQPA, encoded by the coding sequence ATGACCGAACGGTATGTCGTCGCCATCGACCAGGGCACCACGTCCACCCGCTGCATCGTCTTCGACCGCCGCGGGCAGCTCGTCTCGCTCGCCCAGCAGGAGCACAAGCAGTACTACCCCCGGCCCGGCTGGGTCGAGCACGACGCCGCCGAGATCTGGCGCAACGTGGAACGGCTGGCCCCGCAGGCGCTGCGCCGGGCCGGCATCACCCTCGACCAGGTCGCCGCGGTCGGCATCGCCAACCAGCGGGAGACCACCGTGCTGTGGGACAGGCGCACCGGCGCCCCGGTCGGGCGGGCCCTGGTCTGGCAGGACACCCGCACCGACGCGCTGGTCACGACGCTGCGCGAGCTGCCCGGCGCGGACGGCGTGCAGGAACGCTCGGCGCTGCCGCTGGCCACGTACTTCTCCGGCCCGCGCGTGCGCTGGATGCTCGACCACACCCCCGGGCTGCAGGAGCGCGCCGAACGCGGGGAGATCCTGTTCGGCACGATGGAGACCTGGCTGATCTGGAACCTCACCGGTGGCGTCACCGGCGGCACGCACGTCACCGACGTGACCAACGCCAGCCGCACCAACCTGCTCGACGTGCACTCGCTCGACTGGTCCGAGGAATCGCTCGGGTTCTTCGGCATCCCCCGCGCCATGCTGCCCGAGGTACGCCCGTCGGTGTCGGTCTTCGGCGCGGCGGCGGCGGCTTTCCCGGGCGTACGGATCGCGGCCGCGCTGGGCGACCAGCAGGCCGCCCTGTTCGGGCAGACCTGTTTCACCCCGGGCGAGGCGAAATGCACGTACGGCACCGGCAGCTTCCTGCTGCTCAACACCGGCACCGATCTCGTACGCTCCCAGAACGGCCTGCTCAGCACCGTCGCCTATCAAGTGGCCGGGGCGCCGGCGCAGTACGCCCTGGAAGGCTCGATCGCCATCACGGGCTCGCTGGTGCAGTGGTTCCGCGACCAGCTGGAGCTCATCGCGAGTGCCCCGGAGATCGAGACCCTGGCCCGCACCGTCGACAACAACGGGGGCTGCTACATCGTCCCGGCCTTCTCCGGCCTGTACGCCCCGCACTGGCGGTCCGAGGCCCGGGGCGTCATCGTGGGCCTGACGTCGTACATCACCAAGGGTCATCTGGCCCGCGCGGTCCTGGAGGCGACCGCCTGGCAGACCCGCGAGGTGGTCGACGCCATGAACGAGAATTCCGGACTGACCCTGAAGACCCTCAAGGTCGACGGTGGCATGACCGCGGACAACCTGCTCATGCAGTATGTGGCCGACGTGCTCGACGTCCCGGTGGTGCGCCCGCTCGCCGCCGAGACGGTGTCGCTGGGCGCCGCCTACGCCGCCGGGCTGGGCGTCGGCTACTGGCCGGACCTGGAGGACCTGCGGCACAACTGGCACCGGGCCGGTCAGTGGCTGCCCGCGATGGACCCGGCGCTGCGCGCCTCCGAGTACGGCAACTGGCGGCGGGCGGTGGAACGCACCTTCGACTGGATCCAGCCGGCCTGA
- a CDS encoding RNA polymerase sigma factor produces MPTRTATPTPAPPMELMLRSLPAPHRDVIIATYFGGRTTREAAELLGLAPATVTVRLYQAMHALSGMVATHRTDDAGLATAP; encoded by the coding sequence ATGCCGACGAGAACCGCCACCCCCACCCCGGCACCCCCGATGGAACTGATGCTGCGCAGCCTCCCCGCCCCGCACCGGGACGTCATCATCGCCACCTACTTCGGCGGCCGGACCACCCGAGAGGCAGCCGAGCTCCTCGGCCTCGCCCCGGCCACCGTCACGGTCCGGCTCTACCAGGCGATGCACGCCCTGTCCGGCATGGTGGCCACGCACCGTACGGACGACGCCGGCCTCGCCACCGCACCCTGA
- a CDS encoding DUF427 domain-containing protein yields MMESVWDYPRPPRLERSAARVTVVHAGRTIVDSTACWRVLETSHPPVYYVPREDIAAGVLQPGAGRSFCEFKGTATYWDVVVGELRVPQAGWSYEHPSPAYGDITGAVAFYPSRLDECRVGDELVRPQEGDFYGGWITPDITGPFKGGPGTRGW; encoded by the coding sequence ATGATGGAATCAGTGTGGGACTACCCGCGCCCGCCGCGGCTGGAACGCTCGGCCGCCCGGGTGACCGTGGTGCACGCGGGCCGGACGATCGTGGACAGCACCGCCTGCTGGCGGGTGCTGGAGACCTCGCACCCGCCGGTCTACTACGTGCCCCGCGAGGACATCGCGGCCGGGGTGCTGCAACCCGGCGCGGGCCGCTCGTTCTGCGAGTTCAAGGGCACCGCGACCTACTGGGACGTGGTCGTCGGCGAGCTCCGGGTGCCGCAGGCCGGCTGGTCCTACGAGCACCCGTCCCCGGCGTACGGGGACATCACCGGAGCTGTCGCGTTCTACCCCAGCCGCCTCGACGAATGCCGGGTCGGCGACGAGCTGGTCCGCCCCCAGGAGGGCGACTTCTACGGCGGCTGGATCACCCCGGACATCACCGGCCCCTTCAAGGGCGGCCCCGGCACCAGGGGCTGGTGA